One Natronomonas moolapensis 8.8.11 genomic region harbors:
- a CDS encoding carboxypeptidase M32, which translates to MSQPDDADPEAAPTPAAYDDLLERYGRATYLGDANAVLSWDQEVMMPEGGTPARSKQRGAVSAVAHDVLVDDETAELLEELERADLPAPKAAAVREIRREHERNARVPTDLVEEISTATSEAHPVWQEAKETDDFDAFAPTLERLLDLKRRYAGHVAPDADPYATLFADYEPCLDLSTAEDVLEELREGLVPLIEAIGESGAEPYALDGTFPESDQLAVTREALETLGYDFERGRLDTAPHPFSTGTQFDARVTTRFDESEPLDSLASTIHEFGHANYTLGLPRGAYGSPLGEHRGLSVHESQSRLFENHVGRSEPFWALFVDRFNDHHGTDLTERQAYEAANRVYDDNLVRVEADELTYHLHIVLRFEIERDLVAGDLDVAEVPAVWNDRMEEYLGVRPEADAEGCLQDIHWSHGSFGYFPTYSLGSVLAAQLYAAAEADLDDLEGQIAAGEFDALREWLAENVHEHGRRYTTDELVEQATGEPLTAEYFLEYAEEKFGELYELDR; encoded by the coding sequence ATGTCGCAACCTGACGACGCCGATCCGGAGGCCGCCCCGACGCCGGCGGCGTACGACGACCTCCTCGAACGCTACGGCCGGGCGACGTATCTGGGCGACGCGAACGCGGTGTTGAGTTGGGATCAGGAGGTGATGATGCCCGAGGGGGGCACGCCGGCCCGATCGAAACAGCGGGGGGCGGTCTCGGCGGTCGCACACGACGTCCTCGTCGACGACGAGACGGCCGAGTTGCTCGAAGAACTCGAGAGGGCGGACCTGCCCGCCCCGAAGGCGGCCGCCGTCCGCGAGATCCGCCGCGAGCACGAGCGCAACGCCCGGGTGCCGACCGACCTCGTCGAGGAGATCTCGACGGCGACCTCGGAGGCCCATCCGGTCTGGCAGGAGGCCAAGGAGACGGACGACTTCGACGCCTTCGCGCCGACGCTCGAGCGTCTGCTCGACCTCAAGCGCCGCTACGCCGGGCACGTCGCCCCCGACGCCGACCCCTACGCGACGCTGTTTGCGGACTACGAGCCGTGTCTCGACCTCTCGACGGCCGAAGACGTCCTCGAGGAGCTCCGCGAGGGGCTGGTCCCGCTGATCGAGGCGATCGGCGAGTCCGGCGCGGAGCCGTACGCCCTCGACGGCACGTTCCCCGAGTCGGATCAACTCGCGGTGACTCGCGAAGCACTCGAGACGCTCGGCTACGACTTCGAGCGCGGCCGCCTCGACACCGCCCCGCACCCCTTCTCGACGGGGACGCAGTTCGACGCCCGCGTCACCACCCGCTTCGACGAGTCCGAACCGCTTGACTCGTTGGCCTCGACGATCCACGAGTTCGGCCACGCGAACTACACGCTCGGGCTCCCGCGGGGGGCGTATGGCTCCCCGCTCGGCGAGCACCGCGGGCTCTCGGTCCACGAGTCCCAATCGCGGCTCTTCGAGAATCACGTCGGCCGCTCGGAGCCGTTCTGGGCGCTGTTCGTCGATCGGTTCAACGACCACCACGGCACCGACCTCACCGAGCGGCAGGCCTACGAGGCCGCAAACCGGGTCTACGACGACAACCTCGTTCGGGTCGAGGCCGACGAGTTGACGTATCACCTCCACATCGTGTTGCGCTTCGAGATCGAACGCGACCTCGTGGCGGGCGATCTCGACGTCGCGGAGGTCCCCGCCGTCTGGAACGACCGGATGGAGGAGTACCTCGGTGTCCGCCCCGAGGCCGACGCCGAAGGCTGTCTACAGGACATCCACTGGAGCCACGGCTCCTTCGGCTACTTCCCGACGTACTCTCTGGGCAGCGTCCTCGCCGCCCAACTGTACGCCGCCGCCGAGGCGGACCTCGACGACCTCGAGGGACAGATCGCCGCCGGGGAGTTCGACGCGCTTCGGGAGTGGCTCGCCGAGAACGTCCACGAACACGGCCGCCGCTACACCACCGACGAGCTGGTCGAGCAGGCGACGGGCGAACCGCTCACCGCGGAGTACTTCCTCGAGTACGCCGAAGAAAAGTTCGGCGAACTGTACGAGTTAGACCGGTGA
- a CDS encoding PINc/VapC family ATPase: MDMLPDTSAVIDGRVSERAGDGDLDTVYVPEAVVGELEAQANDGRDSGWAGLEELQRLAELADESRLALEYVGRRPDAIEKRDAGEGEIDALIRDLAERHDATLLTSDVVQSEVARAKGVAVEYVEPQVEETPDLAIEEYLDESTMSVHLKTGVRPMAKRGTIGEMAYEPIDEGVLTESEMRAIAENVVNTARSVSDGFVELSGDGMTIVQIADMRIAVAEPPFADGIEVTAVRPIVKTDLDDYAKADALRDRFTERQRGVLISGAPGAGKSTFAQAVAAFLDDSGFVVKTMEKPRDLQVGPEITQYTELDGSMENTADSLLMVRPDYTIYDEVRKTSDFETFADMRLAGVGMIGVVHATRAIDALQRLVGRVELGMIPQIVDTVVYIEAGEVDTVYDVTTEVKVPHGLVEEDLARPVIVIEDFETGTPAYEIYTFNRQVVTVPLDGAEDGGETGVERVAKQEIEREIRSVAHGHVEVELQGSNTAVVWVEDDDISYVIGKGGGRISGIEDRLGIDVDVRSLSERPDGSRTGSAGSPGAGAATAGEIVTPEITNRHVVIPLGDHHGETVEIRSDDEYLFTATVSRGGEIQVSRGSAIAEELEDAIDHGRTISVVPQ, from the coding sequence ATGGATATGCTGCCGGACACGAGCGCGGTCATCGACGGCCGCGTGTCCGAGCGCGCCGGAGACGGCGACCTCGACACGGTGTACGTTCCCGAGGCGGTCGTCGGGGAACTCGAGGCCCAGGCCAACGACGGCCGCGACAGCGGGTGGGCCGGACTGGAGGAGCTCCAGCGGCTGGCCGAACTCGCCGACGAGAGTCGGCTCGCACTCGAGTACGTCGGCCGCCGCCCGGACGCCATCGAAAAACGCGACGCCGGAGAGGGTGAGATCGACGCGCTGATCCGCGATCTGGCCGAACGGCACGACGCGACGCTTCTGACGAGCGACGTCGTCCAAAGCGAGGTCGCGAGGGCGAAGGGCGTCGCCGTCGAGTACGTCGAACCGCAGGTCGAGGAGACGCCCGATCTCGCCATCGAGGAGTACCTCGACGAGTCGACGATGTCGGTCCACCTCAAGACCGGCGTCCGGCCGATGGCCAAACGCGGCACGATCGGCGAGATGGCCTACGAGCCGATCGACGAGGGCGTCCTGACCGAATCTGAGATGCGTGCTATCGCCGAGAACGTCGTCAACACCGCTCGCTCGGTGAGCGACGGGTTCGTCGAGCTATCGGGGGACGGGATGACGATCGTCCAGATCGCCGATATGCGGATCGCCGTCGCCGAACCGCCATTCGCCGACGGCATCGAGGTGACGGCCGTCCGGCCGATCGTCAAGACCGACCTCGACGACTACGCGAAGGCCGACGCCCTCCGGGATCGGTTCACCGAGCGACAGCGGGGCGTCCTCATCTCCGGCGCGCCGGGCGCGGGGAAGTCGACGTTCGCCCAGGCCGTCGCGGCGTTCCTCGACGACTCGGGGTTCGTCGTCAAGACGATGGAGAAACCGCGGGACCTCCAGGTCGGCCCCGAGATCACCCAGTACACCGAGCTGGACGGCTCGATGGAGAACACCGCCGACTCGCTGCTCATGGTCCGGCCCGACTACACGATCTACGACGAGGTCAGAAAGACCTCGGACTTCGAGACGTTCGCCGACATGCGGCTCGCGGGCGTCGGGATGATCGGCGTCGTCCACGCGACGCGGGCCATCGACGCCCTCCAGCGGCTCGTCGGTCGCGTCGAGTTGGGGATGATTCCGCAGATCGTCGACACCGTCGTCTATATCGAGGCCGGCGAGGTCGACACCGTCTACGACGTGACGACCGAGGTGAAGGTGCCACACGGCCTCGTCGAGGAGGACCTGGCCCGCCCGGTCATCGTCATCGAGGACTTCGAGACGGGCACGCCGGCCTACGAGATCTACACGTTCAACCGCCAGGTCGTCACCGTCCCCCTCGACGGCGCGGAGGACGGCGGCGAGACCGGTGTCGAGCGCGTCGCCAAACAGGAAATCGAACGCGAGATTCGTTCGGTGGCCCACGGCCACGTCGAGGTCGAACTCCAGGGATCCAACACTGCGGTCGTCTGGGTCGAGGACGACGACATCTCCTACGTGATCGGCAAGGGTGGCGGCCGGATCAGCGGGATCGAGGACCGACTCGGCATCGACGTCGACGTGCGGAGTCTCTCCGAGCGGCCCGACGGGAGCCGAACGGGTTCGGCGGGCAGCCCGGGAGCCGGCGCCGCGACCGCGGGCGAGATCGTCACGCCCGAGATCACGAACCGCCACGTCGTCATCCCGCTGGGGGACCACCACGGCGAGACCGTCGAGATCAGATCGGACGACGAGTACCTCTTTACCGCGACGGTCTCCCGCGGTGGGGAGATCCAGGTCTCGCGGGGATCGGCCATCGCCGAGGAACTGGAGGACGCGATCGACCACGGGCGGACGATCTCGGTCGTCCCGCAGTAA
- a CDS encoding DUF5789 family protein translates to MRLSDARDRFVSEFTFPVERETVLDTIGDVEIDGLTDDPETVGDVLDRTSSEEFHSADDLYDTIIGSIGSGYVGRRFYDDRGSNAGIDVDEVSF, encoded by the coding sequence ATGAGACTATCAGACGCCAGGGACCGTTTCGTTAGCGAGTTCACGTTCCCGGTCGAGCGCGAGACCGTACTCGATACCATCGGGGACGTCGAGATAGATGGCCTGACCGACGATCCGGAGACGGTCGGGGACGTGTTGGATCGGACGAGTTCCGAGGAGTTCCACTCGGCCGACGACCTCTACGATACGATCATCGGATCGATCGGCAGCGGGTACGTCGGTCGTCGGTTCTACGACGACCGGGGATCGAACGCCGGGATCGACGTCGACGAGGTGTCCTTTTGA
- a CDS encoding AAA family ATPase: protein MSENVLVSGVPGVGASRVCEGARRELDGEYTLLNVGDIMLQEALEHGLASSREELSRLRIRDQRALQRRAAEHIGRESDSGSLLINTHLVVETPLGYVPGMTGEMLAEIDPSALVVVDAATETIRERRERSERGYEHFSESVGFHKQLQNAAAFSYSLQGTMPVYHLDNEDSAGETSAQLAAIAGMLSNLSPES, encoded by the coding sequence ATGTCCGAGAACGTCCTCGTGAGCGGGGTACCGGGCGTCGGCGCCTCGCGGGTCTGTGAGGGGGCGCGGCGCGAACTCGACGGGGAGTACACGCTCCTCAACGTCGGGGACATCATGCTACAGGAGGCGCTCGAACACGGACTCGCGAGCAGCCGCGAGGAACTCTCTCGGCTCCGAATACGCGACCAGCGGGCGCTCCAGCGGCGGGCGGCCGAGCATATCGGCCGCGAGTCGGATTCGGGGTCGTTGCTGATCAACACCCATCTGGTCGTGGAGACACCGCTTGGGTACGTTCCGGGGATGACCGGGGAGATGCTCGCGGAGATCGACCCCTCGGCGCTCGTCGTCGTCGACGCCGCCACCGAGACCATCCGGGAGCGCCGCGAGCGGAGCGAGCGCGGCTACGAGCACTTCAGCGAGTCCGTGGGGTTCCACAAGCAACTCCAGAACGCGGCCGCGTTCAGCTACTCGCTGCAGGGCACTATGCCAGTGTATCATCTCGACAACGAGGACAGCGCCGGGGAGACGAGCGCACAACTCGCCGCCATCGCGGGGATGCTCTCGAACCTCTCGCCGGAGTCGTAG
- a CDS encoding FAD-binding and (Fe-S)-binding domain-containing protein, whose protein sequence is MSKTTQPGSEPPADPADDPRSNYDYRSSDIEEPELVDDLEAIVDGDVRFDTYSRNLYATDASAYHQLPIGVVIPTSVGDVRAVMEYCAEHSIPVLPRGGGTSLAGQTVNEAVVLDFKKQLDGVIEVDPEAETVTAQPGITLARLNNHLSEHGLKYAPDPAWGDKSVLGGCIGNNTTGAHSLKYEKADGYVEEVEVVLADGTVTTFGWMDVEKLHDRADSVDEDSGIEERVYAVVSDILRNKTDEIEARYPDLTRNVSGYNFDKLLQDVEARGEVNVGRLLAGSEGTLGIITEATVSLEPIPEETSVVLLTYDDVISAMRDVAPILEHDPAAVEVMDDVLLDLARDTAEFSKLVGTLPEGTDSTLLVEFYADSVEDGKRKIADLLADRLPGYEAAGDPSDDGTHTGDAVQAVDALEAYDDDRKAKFWKMRKSGLPILLSRTGDEKHWPFVEDTAVPAENLPEYVADIQELFDEYDTFASYYAHAGPGVLHIRPLLDLKADDGVERMLEISDAITDLVIEYGGSVSGEHGDGRARTTWNKKLYGEEIWQSFEDLKAAFDPQGLLNPGNVSGDFDPTENLRYDTDYEFDAGFTPELNWDNENGFQGMTELCHGCAGCTGHQDTTGSVMCPTYRATENEEITTTRGRANMLRRAMSGDLPEDVFSDEFIHEVMDLCIGCKGCKRDCPSGVDMAKLKTEVKHEYHQREGIPFRDRLFANVETLYRLGSTFAPLSNVATSLPGSGILTEKVLGIARERDLPNFKRNTLKKWDANRTPAVSESEADRKALVIADPYTNYTQPEVGKAAVRTLEAAGVHVEIPDDVTDSGRPAHSKCMLDESRATAQANVDALAPRVEDGWDVVSVEPSDSVMYQNDYLDLLSGPDVEAVAENAYSVMQYIDTFRLDEALETATDGTISYHGHCHQTASSRDHHAVGVLRRAGYDVDVLDTTCCGMAGSFGYEAEHYSMSQAIGRLLFDAVEESPADEVTAPGTSCRSQLAGTDRVDGKPPHPIEKLDAALQ, encoded by the coding sequence ATGAGCAAGACCACACAGCCGGGGTCGGAACCGCCAGCGGATCCCGCCGACGACCCGCGGAGCAACTACGACTACCGGAGTTCGGATATCGAGGAGCCGGAGCTCGTCGACGACTTGGAAGCCATCGTCGACGGGGATGTCCGATTCGATACCTACAGCCGGAACCTCTATGCGACGGACGCGAGCGCGTATCACCAGTTGCCCATCGGGGTTGTCATCCCGACGTCCGTCGGGGACGTCAGGGCGGTCATGGAGTACTGCGCCGAGCACTCGATTCCGGTCCTCCCCCGCGGTGGCGGGACGAGCCTCGCCGGCCAGACGGTCAACGAGGCGGTCGTGTTGGACTTCAAAAAGCAACTTGACGGGGTCATAGAGGTCGACCCCGAGGCCGAAACGGTCACCGCACAGCCGGGGATCACGCTCGCGCGGTTGAACAACCACCTCTCCGAGCACGGCCTCAAGTATGCGCCGGATCCCGCCTGGGGCGACAAGAGCGTGTTGGGCGGCTGCATCGGCAACAACACGACCGGCGCGCACTCGCTGAAATACGAGAAGGCCGACGGCTACGTCGAGGAGGTCGAGGTCGTCCTCGCCGACGGGACAGTGACGACGTTCGGCTGGATGGACGTCGAGAAGCTCCACGACCGGGCCGACTCGGTCGACGAGGACTCGGGGATCGAAGAGCGCGTCTACGCGGTCGTCTCGGACATCCTCCGGAACAAGACCGACGAGATCGAGGCGCGCTACCCCGACCTGACGCGCAACGTCTCCGGCTACAACTTCGACAAACTGCTTCAGGACGTCGAGGCCCGCGGCGAGGTCAACGTCGGTCGGCTGTTGGCCGGCAGCGAGGGCACGCTGGGAATCATCACCGAAGCGACTGTCTCCCTGGAGCCGATCCCCGAAGAGACGTCGGTGGTGTTGCTCACCTACGACGACGTCATCTCCGCGATGCGCGACGTCGCCCCCATCCTCGAACACGACCCCGCGGCCGTCGAGGTGATGGACGACGTCCTCCTCGACCTCGCCCGCGACACCGCGGAGTTCTCGAAACTGGTCGGGACGCTCCCCGAGGGCACCGACTCGACGCTCTTAGTCGAGTTCTACGCCGACTCGGTCGAGGACGGCAAACGGAAGATCGCGGACCTCCTGGCCGACCGGCTGCCGGGCTACGAGGCGGCCGGCGACCCCTCCGACGACGGCACCCACACCGGCGACGCGGTCCAGGCCGTCGACGCCCTCGAGGCCTACGACGACGACCGGAAGGCGAAGTTCTGGAAGATGCGCAAATCGGGTCTCCCGATCCTCCTGTCGCGGACCGGCGACGAGAAACACTGGCCGTTCGTCGAGGACACCGCCGTCCCCGCCGAGAACCTCCCCGAGTACGTCGCCGACATCCAGGAGCTCTTCGACGAGTACGATACCTTCGCCTCTTATTACGCCCACGCCGGTCCGGGGGTGTTGCACATCCGACCGCTGTTGGACCTCAAGGCCGACGACGGCGTCGAGCGGATGCTCGAAATCTCCGACGCGATCACCGACCTCGTCATCGAGTACGGCGGCTCCGTCTCCGGCGAGCACGGCGACGGACGGGCGCGGACGACGTGGAACAAGAAGCTCTACGGCGAGGAGATCTGGCAGTCCTTCGAGGACCTCAAGGCCGCCTTCGACCCGCAGGGGCTTTTGAACCCCGGCAACGTCAGCGGCGACTTCGACCCGACGGAGAACCTCCGGTACGACACCGACTACGAGTTCGACGCGGGCTTTACCCCCGAGCTGAACTGGGACAACGAGAACGGCTTCCAGGGGATGACCGAACTCTGTCACGGCTGCGCCGGCTGTACGGGCCACCAGGACACGACCGGGTCCGTGATGTGTCCGACCTACCGGGCGACCGAGAACGAGGAGATCACGACGACTCGTGGCCGGGCGAACATGCTCCGACGTGCGATGAGCGGCGACCTCCCGGAGGACGTCTTCTCGGACGAGTTCATCCACGAGGTGATGGACCTCTGTATCGGCTGTAAGGGCTGCAAGCGTGACTGCCCGAGTGGCGTCGACATGGCGAAGCTCAAAACCGAAGTCAAACACGAATACCACCAACGCGAGGGCATTCCCTTCCGCGATAGGCTCTTCGCAAACGTCGAGACGCTGTATCGTCTCGGCAGTACGTTCGCGCCGCTGTCGAACGTCGCGACGAGCCTACCGGGATCGGGGATACTCACCGAGAAAGTCCTCGGGATCGCCCGCGAACGCGACCTGCCGAACTTCAAGCGGAACACGCTGAAAAAGTGGGACGCGAACCGGACGCCAGCGGTTTCCGAGAGCGAGGCCGACCGGAAGGCGCTCGTCATCGCCGACCCCTACACCAACTACACCCAACCCGAGGTCGGCAAGGCGGCCGTCCGGACCCTCGAAGCCGCCGGCGTCCACGTCGAGATTCCCGACGACGTGACCGACAGCGGCCGGCCGGCCCACTCGAAGTGCATGCTCGACGAGTCCCGGGCGACTGCGCAGGCGAACGTCGACGCCTTGGCCCCCCGGGTCGAAGACGGCTGGGACGTGGTCAGCGTCGAACCCTCAGATTCGGTCATGTACCAGAACGACTACCTCGATTTGCTCTCCGGGCCCGACGTCGAGGCAGTCGCCGAAAACGCCTACAGTGTGATGCAGTACATCGACACGTTCCGGCTCGACGAGGCCCTCGAGACGGCGACCGACGGGACGATCTCGTATCACGGCCACTGCCACCAGACGGCGTCGAGCCGAGACCACCACGCCGTCGGCGTGCTCCGGCGGGCGGGCTATGACGTCGACGTCCTCGATACGACCTGCTGTGGGATGGCCGGCTCCTTCGGCTACGAGGCCGAACACTACTCGATGAGCCAGGCGATCGGCCGGCTGCTGTTCGATGCGGTCGAGGAGTCACCGGCCGATGAGGTCACCGCCCCCGGTACCTCGTGTCGTTCCCAGCTTGCGGGCACCGATCGGGTCGACGGCAAACCCCCACACCCGATCGAGAAGCTCGACGCGGCGCTGCAGTAA
- a CDS encoding DUF7861 family protein, producing MDHDRVHARQPTHDVERWSEGTVESVGTRDGHRVVTVRTESGETTDLVVTFAVYDLFVGRLDVEAGTSPVGERVWYRKRGE from the coding sequence ATGGATCACGACCGCGTCCACGCCCGACAGCCCACACACGACGTCGAGCGATGGTCGGAGGGCACCGTCGAATCGGTCGGGACGCGCGACGGCCACCGCGTCGTCACGGTTCGAACCGAGAGCGGCGAAACGACCGATCTCGTGGTCACGTTCGCCGTGTACGACCTGTTCGTCGGTCGTCTGGACGTCGAGGCGGGGACCTCGCCGGTCGGCGAACGAGTCTGGTATCGAAAACGCGGCGAGTGA
- a CDS encoding SWIM zinc finger domain protein has product MNAVEAWERTLEAAGELTSEAADTIIDTHGDRGVTAIEAVGERRVKQYRDFTVVVGHSEEYVVEGNACRCADSRYNLDPDDPEQLCWHVVAAKVARRIDAVDHHDMWYSEVREFL; this is encoded by the coding sequence GTGAACGCAGTCGAGGCGTGGGAACGGACCCTCGAGGCGGCCGGCGAGCTCACGAGCGAGGCCGCCGACACGATCATCGATACCCACGGGGACCGGGGCGTCACCGCCATCGAGGCCGTCGGCGAACGGCGAGTGAAACAGTACCGCGATTTCACCGTCGTCGTCGGCCACTCCGAGGAGTACGTCGTCGAGGGCAACGCCTGCCGGTGTGCGGACAGCCGATACAACCTCGACCCCGACGACCCCGAACAGCTCTGTTGGCACGTCGTCGCGGCGAAGGTCGCCCGGCGAATCGACGCCGTCGACCACCACGATATGTGGTACTCCGAGGTGCGGGAGTTCTTGTAG
- a CDS encoding TATA-box-binding protein produces the protein MQDPKETINIENVVASTGIGQELDLQSVAMDLEGADYDPEQFPGLVYRTQEPKSAALIFRSGKIVCTGAKSTDDVHESLRIVFDKLRDLEIQVDEDPEIVVQNIVTSADLGRNLNLNAIAIGLGLENIEYEPEQFPGLVYRLDDPDVVALLFGSGKLVITGGKEPDDAKKAVDKIVSRLEELGLLDG, from the coding sequence ATGCAGGACCCAAAGGAGACTATAAATATCGAGAACGTCGTCGCCTCGACGGGTATCGGCCAGGAGCTCGACCTACAGAGCGTCGCGATGGATCTCGAAGGCGCGGACTACGACCCAGAGCAGTTCCCGGGGCTCGTCTACCGGACGCAGGAACCCAAATCGGCTGCCCTCATCTTTCGCTCCGGCAAGATCGTCTGTACCGGCGCGAAGTCCACCGACGACGTCCACGAGTCGCTGCGGATCGTCTTCGACAAGCTTCGCGACCTGGAGATTCAGGTGGACGAGGACCCCGAGATCGTCGTCCAAAACATCGTGACCTCGGCGGACCTGGGCCGCAATCTCAACCTCAACGCCATTGCGATCGGTCTCGGCCTGGAGAACATCGAGTACGAGCCCGAGCAGTTCCCGGGTCTCGTCTATCGCCTCGACGATCCCGACGTGGTCGCGTTGCTCTTCGGCTCGGGGAAGCTCGTTATCACCGGCGGCAAGGAACCCGACGACGCGAAGAAGGCGGTCGACAAGATCGTCTCCCGGCTCGAGGAGCTCGGCCTGCTCGACGGCTGA